GAAGGTTTAATGTACCTGTTATCGGAAAGTTCGAAACTTATGGTGAGTTTATGCGGGTACCTTGTATCTATATGGTCCGTTTAGACCCTGCACTTCCACACACTtaattatcattcttctaAGTTTTGATAGTCCAGGTTTCACTTGTGTTGAGGACCTCACCTCAGAAAGCTTCACTCGTTTTCAGAACTTCATcagagatttttttttattgaaaatgaactacgaaTGCCTGACATTAACTGACCAGTCACTAAACCACAGTCGGGTTACTGACGGTTGGCTATGATTTCCATACACACCCATCACATCTGCTGGGAATGAAACCATCAACTATCTTCAACGTGTTACATACCATCCGAGAAAGTGTTAGGCCTAGGGCCTACCGGTATATACATAAAGCCCTTTAGTTctgtttttaaatgtttttttcttcatgaAATCCAGGTGAATGAAATAGACTTCCACGATTCGATCCTGACGCTTGGATTCGACGATGAACTCAAAAAAGTTCTACAACAAGTCTACGAAACGAATCGCGATGAAATTCGTCGAATATTGTCGAATATGATCTTGGAGCTGCCGCATTATACAAACCTCGAATGGCGATTAGAAGTTGAAGTAAGAAGCATTTACATGTTGTACATTATTAACCGTCGGTATAATTGCTGCTTTATCCAAAGAGTATTCTGCCTTATCCATGCAGGCCAAGTGCCCTCAAAAATATCACCCCACAAAATTTTTTTGTGACCAAGGTTTTCTAGctataatattttttcaacgcATGAAATGACCAAAAGCACCCCCTAAAATGTTGTGGAAGTATCCAGAGTATGTGGTGTTTCGTAAAAAGTGCCCCTTTCTCTCATTGGACACCCCTCCCCCCATGGAAAATcgtagatccgcccctgccaTGTGGATTCCACCTTCCAATTTTCCACGAAATCGTCCCTAAATGtgatatattttcacctttCAGTTGGCCAGTCGATCGTTGAGACATCAAACCAATCCGATCGTTACGCTGAAGTTGACGACGGAAGAATACGGCGAAACGAAAACGCAAATATTGCAAACGGATCCGGTGAATTTAGTCCACCTGACGAATACATTAGACGCGGCTTTGCAAGAAATGAAAACGGCGCATTGTCGCCGAATAGTTCGAAATATCAAATGAGAAGTGTCTTCAGTTCGTACGCGGCTCGCGTGTCAATGTTCGTGTTAATACAGTAGAATCCGCTTAATTCCGATCATTTTACACGAATAAAATTAATCTGGTTTACGAGAAATCCAGATTaaggccacaccaaaagaaaaccctgtttctcgggcccgaccgacccgatattttg
This sequence is a window from Tubulanus polymorphus chromosome 9, tnTubPoly1.2, whole genome shotgun sequence. Protein-coding genes within it:
- the LOC141910888 gene encoding COMM domain-containing protein 2-like yields the protein MLLVLDDVHKKHLQYITSVDVNVLQEFCRMSLEFIRKGINSKVYQAAAQKLNVDVETVQHGIEGLMYLLSESSKLMVNEIDFHDSILTLGFDDELKKVLQQVYETNRDEIRRILSNMILELPHYTNLEWRLEVELASRSLRHQTNPIVTLKLTTEEYGETKTQILQTDPVNLVHLTNTLDAALQEMKTAHCRRIVRNIK